One Plasmodium sp. gorilla clade G2 genome assembly, chromosome: 12 genomic window carries:
- a CDS encoding heterochromatin protein 1, whose protein sequence is MTGSDEEFEIGDILEIKKKKNGFIYLVKWKGYSDDENTWEPESNLIHLTTFKKKMESLKTNYLSKANETNGDGKIVKNNILPPTQEEDSIKSKGRNSLAPRRKMSRKSLTNKLENKKNLSLSDNSLKKSDEEDNESVKHENHVNDGNLLNVEDVYSVRIKNKKLEFLASLKNESPQWVEETNIRRTGHLNIKVNDFKRYVRRKKSSRGNRIVIKNLHNVGDELYISVIHNINNKEIHSLYPSKVIEYIYPQELLNFLLSRLRYRTA, encoded by the coding sequence atgacAGGGTCAGATGAAGAATTTGAAATTGGTGATATacttgaaataaaaaaaaagaaaaatggttttatttatttagtaAAATGGAAAGGATATTCAGATGATGAGAATACTTGGGAACCCGAAAGTAATTTAATACATTTGACAACATTTAAGAAGAAGATGGAAAgtttaaaaacaaattatttatCTAAAGCTAATGAGACAAATGGTGATGGGAAAATtgtgaaaaataatatattaccaCCAACACAAGAAGAAGATAGTATTAAATCAAAAGGTAGAAATTCCTTAGCACCTAGACGAAAAATGAGTAGAAAAAGTTTGACTAACAAactagaaaataaaaagaactTATCTTTATCAGAcaattctttaaaaaaaagtgatgaagaagataatGAATCTGTAAAACATGAGAATCACGTTAATGATggaaatttattaaatgttgAAGATGTTTATAGTGTtcgtattaaaaataaaaaattggaGTTTTTGGCTAGCTTGAAAAATGAATCTCCACAATGGGTTGAAGAAACAAATATTAGAAGAACTGgacatttaaatattaaagttaatgattttaaaagatatgtaagaagaaaaaaaagttcTAGAGGTAATAGAATAGTTATCAAAAATCTACACAACGTTGgtgatgaattatatatttcggttattcataatataaataataaagaaattcATAGTTTATATCCTTCTAAAgttattgaatatatttatccaCAGGAActcttaaattttttattatcaagaCTAAGATACCGTACAgcttaa